A part of Cannabis sativa cultivar Pink pepper isolate KNU-18-1 chromosome 6, ASM2916894v1, whole genome shotgun sequence genomic DNA contains:
- the LOC115725051 gene encoding serine/threonine-protein kinase BRI1-like 1: MGLFWLVLLIAFQPLFIISSSSSSSSSTRRFLSDQKAVELLLNFKNSSVESDPNGMLVDWKASSSTPCSWNGVSCSSNGLVTALNLSNAGLTGSLNLSHLTVLTTLKYLYLQGNSFTAADLSASNDKTSCALQAIDLSSNNISDSLPKPSFMFSCQALSYVNLSRNSITGGTLYVGSSLMQLDLSRNRFTDSGLLSYTLSNCHNLNMLNFSDNKLKGQLGVTLKSCKSLSILDISHNLLSGKIPSTFVADSPPTLKYLDLSYNNFSGKFSDLDFGRCGNLTWLNMSRTTLSGAEFPVTLSNCQLLQTLDLSHNELSSEIPVGSLEVMKNLRILSLGGNDFYGEIPSELGKLCGTLQELDLSANNLLGELPLSFGTCSSLTSLNLGNNQFSGDFIVTVISNLQNLRYLYLPFNNLTGTVPLSLTNCTQLQVLDLSSNGFIGTIPEGFCSSSSSTLEKILLSDNFLSGTVPVELGKCNMLRTIDLSFNNLSGEIPIDIWRLPNLSDLIMWANNLSGGIPEGICIIGGNIQMLILNNNLLSGTIPQSIANCTNMIWISLSSNRFTGEIPSGIGSLVNLAIFQMGDNLLSGQIPHELGDCRSLIWLDLNSNQLSGTVPAELANQAGLVVPGIVSGKQFAFVRNEGGTACRGAGGLVEFEGVRPERLENSPMVHSCPSTRIYSGMTVYTFSNNGSMIYLDLSYNSLSGTIPAKLGYMNYLQVLNLGHNKFSGKIPDSFGDLRAVGVLDLSHNNLDGYVPGSLATLSFLSDLDVSNNNLSGAIPSGGQLTTFPASRYENNSGLCGLPLPPCGSLPRGSALNSRGRRQSMAAGMIIGIAFFVICILILTLALYRVRLHQQKEQQREKYIESLPTSGSSSWKLSSVPEPLSINIATFEKPLRKLTFAHLLEATNGFSADSLIGSGGFGEVYKAQLKDGCVVAIKKLIQVTGQGDREFMAEMETIGKIKHRNLVPLLGYCKIGEERLLVYEYMKWGSLECVLHEQPKGVGSTKLGWSARKKIAIGSARGLAFLHHSCIPHIIHRDMKSSNVLLDENFEARVSDFGMARLVNALDTHLSVSTLAGTPGYVPPEYYQSFRCTTKGDVYSYGVILLELLSGKKPIDPFEFGDDNNLVGWAKQLHKEKRSNAILDSELLKESSSGESELCHYLRIAFECLDDRPLRRPTMIQVMAMFKELQVDDSESSDILDGFSVKETAIDES; the protein is encoded by the coding sequence atggGATTGTTTTGGTTGGTGCTTTTGATTGCGTTTcagccactatttataatttcttcatcatcatcatcatcaagttCCACTAGAAGATTCTTGTCTGATCAGAAAGCAGTGGAGTTGTTGTTAAACTTTAAAAACTCATCTGTTGAGTCTGATCCTAATGGCATGTTGGTTGATTGGAAAGCTTCTTCATCCACACCCTGCTCATGGAATGGTGTTTCATGCTCATCTAATGGCTTAGTCACAGCTCTTAATCTCAGCAACGCTGGCCTCACAGGCAGTCTCAACCTCTCCCATCTAACTGTCTTGACCACTCTTAAGTATCTTTACTTACAAGGCAATTCATTCACAGCAGCTGATCTCTCTGCTTCAAATGATAAAACATCATGTGCTCTACAGGCCATTGACCTTTCCTCCAACAACATATCTGATTCTCTTCCAAAACCATCTTTCATGTTTTCATGTCAAGCTCTCTCTTATGTCAACCTATCTCGTAACTCAATCACTGGTGGAACTCTTTATGTGGGGTCTTCTTTGATGCAGCTAGACTTGTCTAGAAATCGGTTTACAGACTCGGGTTTGCTGTCTTACACTCTCTCAAACTGTCACAACTTGAATATGCTCAACTTCTCTGATAACAAGCTAAAGGGTCAATTGGGTGTTACTCTAAAGTCTTGTAAAAGTCTCTCAATTCTTGACATTTCTCATAATCTGTTGTCTGGGAAGATACCTTCTACCTTTGTTGCAGACTCTCCACCAACTCTCAAGTACTTGGACCTTTCTTACAACAATTTTTCTGGGAAATTCTCTGATCTTGACTTTGGCAGATGTGGCAACCTCACTTGGCTCAACATGTCTAGGACAACACTTTCTGGTGCAGAGTTTCCTGTCACACTCAGCAACTGTCAGCTTCTTCAAACACTTGACCTCTCACACAATGAACTTTCCTCAGAAATTCCAGTTGGTAGCTTGGAAGTTATGAAGAACTTGAGAATACTGTCGTTGGGTGGAAATGATTTTTATGGTGAAATACCTTCTGAGCTAGGAAAGCTTTGTGGGACTCTTCAGGAACTAGATCTCTCAGCAAACAATCTCTTAGGTGAGTTGCCTTTGAGTTTTGGAACATGTTCTTCATTGACAAGTTTAAACCTTGGGAACAATCAATTCTCTGGTGATTTCATTGTTACTGTGATTAGTAATCTTCAGAATCTGAGGTATCTCTATTTGCCATTCAATAACTTAACTGGTACAGTTCCACTGTCTCTCACCAACTGTACTCAGCTTCAAGTGCTTGATTTAAGCTCTAATGGCTTTATTGGAACCATTCCTGAAGGATTCTGCTCCTCCTCCTCTTCTACCTTGGAAAAGATACTTCTTTCAGACAACTTTTTGTCAGGAACTGTGCCAGTTGAGCTTGGAAAATGCAATATGTTAAGAACAATTGATCTCAGTTTCAACAATTTGAGTGGTGAAATTCCCATAGATATTTGGAGGTTACCAAATCTTTCTGACTTGATCATGTGGGCTAATAATCTCAGTGGTGGGATCCCTGAAGGGATTTGCATTATTGGAGGGAACATACAGATGCTAATTCTCAACAACAATCTCTTGAGTGGTACCATTCCACAGTCCATTGCCAACTGCACAAACATGATTTGGATATCACTTTCGAGCAACCGGTTTACTGGTGAAATTCCTAGTGGGATTGGAAGTCTTGTCAACCTTGCAATCTTTCAAATGGGGGATAATTTGCTCTCGGGGCAGATTCCTCACGAGCTTGGCGATTGTCGCAGCCTCATTTGGCTCGATTTGAACAGCAATCAACTCTCTGGCACTGTCCCCGCCGAGCTTGCTAACCAGGCTGGCCTAGTGGTTCCCGGTATTGTTTCTGGCAAGCAATTTGCATTTGTGAGAAATGAGGGTGGAACAGCCTGCAGGGGAGCCGGAGGACTAGTTGAATTCGAGGGTGTTCGGCCTGAGAGACTAGAAAACTCTCCCATGGTTCACTCTTGCCCCTCAACTAGAATTTACTCTGGCATGACTGTTTATACTTTCTCCAATAATGGAAGCATGATTTATCTTGATCTTtcttataattctttgtctGGAACTATTCCAGCGAAACTCGGTTATATGAACTATCTCCAAGTCTTGAATTTAGGACACAACAAGTTCAGTGGCAAGATTCCAGACAGCTTTGGAGATTTGAGAGCAGTAGGAGTTCTAGACCTCTCTCACAACAACCTTGATGGATATGTTCCGGGGTCATTAGCTACTCTATCATTTCTCAGTGACTTAGATGTCTCTAACAACAACCTGAGTGGTGCCATTCCCTCAGGAGGTCAGCTCACCACATTCCCAGCATCAAGATATGAGAACAACTCTGGTCTTTGCGGCCTTCCATTACCGCCTTGTGGATCACTACCCCGCGGATCAGCTTTGAACAGCAGAGGAAGAAGGCAATCTATGGCTGCTGGGATGATAATTGGCATTGCATTCTTTGTGATATGCATTCTCATACTAACACTAGCTCTATACCGAGTGAGGCTGCACCAGCAGAAGGAGCAACAAAGAGAGAAATACATAGAAAGCCTGCCAACCTCGGGTAGCAGCAGCTGGAAACTTTCCAGTGTTCCTGAGCCTCTAAGCATCAACATAGCCACATTTGAGAAGCCATTACGCAAGCTTACTTTTGCTCATCTACTCGAAGCTACAAACGGTTTCAGTGCTGATAGTTTGATTGGTTCTGGTGGTTTTGGCGAGGTTTACAAAGCGCAGCTCAAAGACGGGTGTGTTGTTGCAATCAAGAAGCTTATTCAGGTAACAGGACAAGGAGACAGAGAGTTCATGGCGGAAATGGAAACCATTGGAAAGATTAAGCACCGAAATCTAGTTCCTTTGTTGGGTTATTGTAAGATTGGTGAAGAGAGGCTTCTTGTGTATGAATACATGAAATGGGGTAGCTTAGAATGTGTTCTTCATGAGCAGCCTAAGGGAGTAGGCTCAACAAAACTCGGTTGGTCAGCACGAAAGAAAATCGCCATAGGATCAGCAAGAGGCCTGGCATTCCTTCACCACAGTTGCATACCTCATATCATCCACCGCGACATGAAATCAAGCAATGTACTTCTTGATGAGAATTTCGAAGCAAGAGTATCAGATTTCGGTATGGCAAGATTGGTGAATGCTCTCGACACTCATCTCAGTGTGAGCACCTTAGCTGGAACACCAGGATATGTTCCCCCAGAGTATTACCAAAGCTTTCGGTGCACAACTAAAGGGGATGTGTACAGCTATGGTGTCATACTTCTCGAGCTTCTTTCGGGGAAAAAGCCAATAGACCCTTTCGAGTTTGGTGATGACAACAACCTTGTTGGTTGGGCAAAACAACTTCATAAAGAGAAGAGAAGCAATGCGATACTTGACAGTGAGTTGTTGAAAGAGAGTAGTTCAGGTGAGTCTGAGCTTTGCCATTATCTAAGGATTGCTTTCGAGTGCTTGGATGATAGGCCGTTAAGGCGTCCCACCATGATTCAAGTGATGGCTATGTTCAAAGAACTTCAAGTGGATGATTCAGAGAGCAGTGACATACTTGATGGATTCTCAGTAAAAGAAACAGCCATTGATGAATCATAA